In the genome of Anaerolineaceae bacterium oral taxon 439, the window GGCCTCGCCGTCATGGCGCGGCTGGTCGGACTGGTCAAACCGCTTTCAGGTTATATGGCGCTGGCGATCCTGATGGGATGGCTGGGGCATCTTTGCGCCGCGATGATTACCGTTTTCGGCGCGATGATCATCCTGAGAATAGCCTCCGGTTCGCCGACGCCGCTTTTTCTTACGGCGATCGTTGTTTTCGCCATCCTTCGGACCGGACTCCGATACGGGGAACAGGCCTGCAACCACTTTATCGCGTTCAAGCTGCTGGCGCTGATCCGCGATCAGGTCTTCCGCGCCCTCCGGCGGCTCAGTCCGGCAAAGTTGGACGGGCGGGATAAAGGCGACCTGATCGCGGTTATAACGTCGGATATCGAGCTCCTCGAGGTCTTCTATGCGCATACGATTTCTCCGGCGGCCATCTGGCTGCTGTTTACCATAACGATGACCTTTTTTATCGGCAGATTTCATGCGTTCCTGGGCCTTCTGGCGCTGGCCGCTTATCTGACCGTCGGGCTCGCAGTTCCGATCGCCGCTTCGAATCGGAACGGGAACGACGGGATGAAATTCCGCGCAAAAGCCGGCGAACTGAGCGCCTTTGTGCTCGACAGCCTGCGCGGTCTTCCCGAAACGATTCAATACGGGCAGGGCGCATCCCGCAAAGCGGCGATCGATCAGAAATCCGACGCGTTGTCGGACGACGAAGCACGGATGAAAAAAATCGCAGCGATAAATCAGGCGGAAGCGCAGCTGATCATCCTGTGCTTCGATTTACTGATGCTCTTTGCGGCTGCCGTCCTCTTCCGACGCGGAAGCATTGATTTCAGCGGCGTCCTCATCCCGACGGTCGCGCTGTTCGCGTCGTTCGGGCCTTCGATCGCGCTCGCCGGACTCGGAACCACGCTTCAGAATACCTTTGCGGCTGGGAACCGCGTTCTCGACGTTCTGGACGAAGAACCGCTGATTCAGGAAATTAACGGCAACCCACCCGTGAGCTTCAGCGGAGCCGCCGCTGAAAACGTATCGTTTTCCTACGCGGAAGAAGAAATCCTGAAGAACGTTTCGGTCGAAATCCCTTCCGGATCGATTATCGGAATTACCGGACGGAGCGGAAGCGGAAAATCGACGCTGCTGAAGCTCTTCATGCGCTTTCGCGACCCGGATTCGGGAACGGTTAAAATCTCGGACAGACCCGTCAACCGGATCGATACGGCGAACCTGCGCGAAATCGAAAGCTTCGTCACGCAGGAAACCCACCTTTTCCACGACAGTATCCGAAACAACCTTCGCATTGCGAAATTGGACGCAAGCGACGCCGAAATCGAAGCTGCCTGCCGGATGGCCTCCGTACATGACTTCATCCTGACGCTCCCGAAAGGATACGATACGCCGGTCGGCGAACTCGGCGATACACTGTCCGGCGGCGAACGCCAGCGGCTCGGACTGGCCCGCGCGTTTCTGCACAACGCGCCTTTCCTCCTCCTGGACGAGCCGACCAGCAATCTCGACAGCCTCAACGAAGCCGTCATCCTGAAATCGCTCCAGTCGGAACGCGCCGGGAAGACGATCGCTCTCGTATCGCACCGGCAATCGACGGTGCGGATCGCCGATCATGTCGTTTCCGTCGACCACGGGAGACTCAGTTAGACGATGGGAAAAACCGTTTCCATCGCCGAAAAACGCGCGCTTGAGCAGGGGATCGTCTCGCGCATGATTAAAATTTATTGCCATAAAATGCATGGGACGAAGGCTGGTTTATGCGCCGAATGCGCCGAGCTGGAGACCTACGCAAAGTCGCGATCGGAACGCTGCCCGTTTATTGAGACGAAAACATTCTGTTCGAACTGCAAGGCGCCTTGTTATAAACCAGCCATGCGTGAAAAAATCCGGATCGTCATGCGTTCCGCCGGACCCTGGATGATTTTCTATGATCCGAAAGCGACGCTGCGTCACCTTATCGAATCTATCAAAGAAAAAAGGAATCTGAGAAACGCTCCATGAACCTGAAACGAACGATTTATCTGGTCCTCGGATTTATCTGCTTAGGCGCCGGCTGTGTCGGCGTCGTGCTGCCGCTCCTGCCGTCCTTCCCGTTTTTCGTCGGGACCGCCTTTTTCTTCGCGAAATCGTCGGACAGGCTGCACCGTTGGTTCCGAGGGACTTCCCTGTACAAAGAACATCTTGAACCATTCCTGAATAAAAAAGGCATGACCGTTCAAACGAAAATCCGCATAATCGTCATGGTCACGATCCTGATGACGTTCGGGTTTATCATGATGAAAAACGTGCCGATCGGCAGGATCATTCTCGCGACCGTCTGGCTCGGGCATATCGTATACTTCGTTTTCGGCGTCAGGAAATTCGAAAAGGATCCGGTCCCGGAAATCCCCCGTCCCCAGCCCGAAACGTAAAGGCTCCGAACGTCTTACGGCCCGCCGCGGTCCGAAACGTCTTTTTCTGATTATAATTTTCCCGGGAATGATTTTTTTCAGCTGCTGAAACGGTTGATTAAGGAGAGACGGCGTGGCGAGCATTTCGGAACGATTGAATCGCGCCCTGCGGTACGGGTATCAG includes:
- a CDS encoding ABC transporter ATP-binding protein; the protein is MARLVGLVKPLSGYMALAILMGWLGHLCAAMITVFGAMIILRIASGSPTPLFLTAIVVFAILRTGLRYGEQACNHFIAFKLLALIRDQVFRALRRLSPAKLDGRDKGDLIAVITSDIELLEVFYAHTISPAAIWLLFTITMTFFIGRFHAFLGLLALAAYLTVGLAVPIAASNRNGNDGMKFRAKAGELSAFVLDSLRGLPETIQYGQGASRKAAIDQKSDALSDDEARMKKIAAINQAEAQLIILCFDLLMLFAAAVLFRRGSIDFSGVLIPTVALFASFGPSIALAGLGTTLQNTFAAGNRVLDVLDEEPLIQEINGNPPVSFSGAAAENVSFSYAEEEILKNVSVEIPSGSIIGITGRSGSGKSTLLKLFMRFRDPDSGTVKISDRPVNRIDTANLREIESFVTQETHLFHDSIRNNLRIAKLDASDAEIEAACRMASVHDFILTLPKGYDTPVGELGDTLSGGERQRLGLARAFLHNAPFLLLDEPTSNLDSLNEAVILKSLQSERAGKTIALVSHRQSTVRIADHVVSVDHGRLS